In the Campylobacter sp. MIT 12-8780 genome, one interval contains:
- the prfB gene encoding peptide chain release factor 2: MDTYEYSELLKSLKNKVGNIASIIKPDELKTRLKAIEELENSPDFWQDAKNAASIGKEKTKLSNLLKNYENAFNALNDANELFELANAEEDHATLEALFEDSKSLEEHISQLEISMLLSDENDNKNAIISIHPGAGGTESNDWASMLYRMYLRFCEREGFKVETLDFQEGEEAGLKDASFLVKGINAYGYLKAENGIHRLVRTSPFDSAGRRHTSFCSVMVSPELDDDIEIEIAEKDIRVDYYRASGAGGQHINKTDSAVRITHFPSGIVVQCQNDRNQHKNKATAFKMLKSRLYELELMKQQDASQVGEKSEMGWGHQIRSYVLFPYQQVKDTRSNEAFSNVEAILDGDIKKLIEGVLIASK; this comes from the coding sequence ATGGATACTTATGAATACAGCGAACTTTTAAAAAGCTTAAAAAATAAAGTCGGCAATATCGCTTCCATCATCAAGCCAGATGAGCTTAAAACGCGTTTAAAAGCTATAGAAGAGCTTGAAAACTCGCCTGATTTTTGGCAAGATGCTAAAAACGCAGCGAGCATTGGCAAAGAAAAAACCAAACTTTCAAATTTGCTTAAAAATTATGAAAATGCTTTTAATGCCCTAAATGACGCGAATGAACTTTTTGAGCTAGCTAATGCTGAAGAAGATCACGCCACGCTTGAAGCTTTATTTGAAGACTCCAAAAGCCTTGAAGAACATATCAGTCAGCTTGAAATTTCCATGCTTTTAAGTGATGAAAATGACAATAAAAATGCCATTATTTCCATACACCCAGGAGCTGGTGGCACAGAAAGTAATGACTGGGCAAGTATGCTTTATAGAATGTATTTAAGATTTTGCGAGCGAGAGGGCTTTAAGGTTGAAACCTTAGACTTTCAAGAGGGAGAAGAAGCTGGATTAAAAGACGCGAGCTTTTTGGTAAAAGGCATAAATGCTTATGGGTATTTAAAGGCTGAAAATGGCATACACCGCCTTGTAAGAACCAGCCCTTTTGATAGTGCAGGACGCCGCCATACTAGCTTTTGTAGCGTTATGGTAAGCCCTGAACTTGATGATGATATAGAAATAGAAATTGCTGAAAAAGACATCAGAGTGGATTATTACAGAGCTAGTGGGGCTGGAGGACAGCATATTAATAAAACTGATTCAGCAGTAAGAATCACTCACTTTCCAAGTGGCATAGTGGTGCAGTGCCAAAATGATCGCAATCAGCACAAAAACAAAGCCACAGCCTTTAAAATGCTCAAATCTCGCCTTTATGAGCTAGAACTGATGAAACAACAAGATGCTAGCCAAGTAGGAGAAAAAAGCGAAATGGGCTGGGGACATCAAATCCGCTCTTATGTGCTTTTTCCTTACCAGCAGGTTAAAGATACTCGTTCAAATGAAGCATTTAGCAATGTTGAAGCCATTTTAGATGGGGATATTAAAAAGCTCATTGAGGGTGTTTTAATCGCTTCAAAATAA
- a CDS encoding AAA family ATPase, with product MNYISRIQKLRKVLGEGLLEKEEAIALTLLCMIAGKSIFLYGPAGTAKSLVARRVSQAFQSHKFFDYLMNKFSTPEEVFGPLKLSELRKDNLERNIEGFLPDADFAFLDEIFKSSPAILNALLTIINEKKFKNGKENIKVPLKALVAASNELPAKNQGLEALYDRFIMRLIVPRLEEKDNFAKLLQTLPLNEEIKLDEALKFSNDELESIKEKAKKVEIPKEIIDILLNLKARIELFNKELETNQEVNVNFIDVSERRWIAIMELLRFAVVLSDRTKMQAVDLLLIKHCLWSDEEQKEVVEKLLNKSLTGSNTQILKYEKEFEEQKEGIIESLEEEVFYYKTLKKDGKVFIHYEIPYLNKDKKQEIAHINAPEEDLDKKEIFQGYKYDSYYGWRRTSEHYYCFNKARNKCLIYINVKYNDPSQCECKKEISITNHSKIVSSRISLKIQAKLKEDCEEMIEKFQAELDMIKKKKEVFCKENQNAFIDQENEEFQILLQGLETEKSTCEQLVIETKKLYDRVEKHPNIKG from the coding sequence ATGAACTATATTTCAAGAATTCAAAAACTACGAAAAGTTCTAGGCGAAGGTTTGCTTGAAAAAGAAGAAGCCATTGCTTTAACGCTTTTGTGCATGATAGCTGGCAAATCTATCTTTTTATATGGTCCTGCTGGCACAGCAAAAAGTCTTGTGGCAAGACGTGTAAGTCAAGCCTTTCAAAGTCATAAATTTTTTGATTATTTGATGAATAAATTTAGCACTCCTGAAGAAGTCTTTGGTCCTTTAAAACTTAGTGAATTAAGAAAAGACAATTTAGAACGCAACATAGAAGGCTTTTTGCCAGATGCGGATTTTGCATTTTTAGATGAAATTTTTAAAAGCTCCCCAGCTATCTTAAATGCTTTACTTACTATCATCAATGAAAAGAAATTTAAAAATGGCAAAGAAAATATCAAAGTGCCTTTAAAAGCCCTTGTTGCTGCAAGTAATGAACTTCCAGCTAAAAATCAAGGCTTAGAAGCCTTATATGATCGTTTTATCATGCGTTTGATTGTGCCAAGACTTGAGGAAAAGGACAATTTTGCTAAGCTTTTACAAACCTTACCTTTAAATGAGGAAATAAAGCTTGATGAGGCTTTGAAATTTAGTAATGATGAGCTTGAAAGTATCAAAGAAAAAGCCAAAAAAGTAGAAATTCCTAAAGAAATCATAGACATATTACTTAACCTTAAAGCAAGGATAGAGCTTTTCAACAAAGAACTAGAAACAAATCAAGAAGTAAATGTAAATTTTATCGATGTGAGTGAAAGAAGATGGATAGCTATAATGGAGCTTTTACGCTTTGCTGTAGTTTTAAGTGACAGAACAAAAATGCAAGCCGTTGATTTGCTTTTAATCAAACATTGTTTGTGGAGCGATGAAGAACAAAAAGAGGTTGTAGAAAAACTTTTAAATAAAAGCTTAACTGGATCAAATACCCAAATACTAAAGTATGAAAAGGAATTTGAGGAGCAAAAAGAAGGCATTATAGAAAGTTTAGAAGAAGAGGTGTTTTATTATAAAACATTAAAAAAAGATGGAAAAGTATTTATACATTATGAAATCCCATACTTAAACAAAGACAAAAAACAAGAGATAGCGCATATTAACGCACCAGAAGAAGACTTAGATAAAAAGGAAATTTTTCAAGGATATAAATATGACTCTTATTATGGGTGGCGGAGAACAAGCGAACATTATTATTGTTTTAATAAAGCAAGAAATAAGTGCCTTATTTATATAAATGTTAAATATAATGATCCATCACAATGTGAATGTAAAAAAGAAATTAGCATCACAAATCACTCAAAAATAGTTTCTTCACGCATCTCATTAAAAATTCAAGCAAAACTCAAAGAAGACTGCGAAGAAATGATTGAGAAATTTCAAGCTGAACTAGATATGATTAAAAAGAAAAAAGAAGTATTTTGCAAAGAAAATCAAAATGCCTTTATCGATCAAGAAAATGAAGAATTTCAAATCTTACTTCAAGGTTTAGAAACAGAAAAAAGCACCTGCGAACAACTTGTCATAGAAACTAAAAAGCTTTATGATAGGGTTGAAAAGCACCCAAATATAAAGGGCTAA
- the rimO gene encoding 30S ribosomal protein S12 methylthiotransferase RimO: MPKLYLQSLGCNKNLVDSEIMLGRLENYELCDEPQNADVLIVNTCGFIKSAKIESVNAILSLHEQRKDSSVLVVTGCLMQRYKDELVKELPEVDLFTGVSDYDKIDEIILKKVNLFSNSTYLQNEQSKRLITGSKTHAFIKIAEGCNQNCSFCAIPSFKGRLKSRSIKSIISELESLIAKGYFDFSFIAQDTSSYLFDEGQKDGLIKLIEAVEKLEGIKSARILYLYPTTASKALIEKIIASKVFVNYFDMPLQHINDTMLKIMKRGTSKKALLELLKLMSSAKDSFLRTGFIVGHPHENEAEFNELCEFIKDFDFDRISVFGYSKEEDTAAFSMPQVPSKIINKRLKIIEKIVDESLEKSFAKEVGKTRQVVITGQSSEGEFFIAGKDLRWDREIDGEILINESLCGKLELGKIYECKITQSIDKKLIATALKEL; this comes from the coding sequence ATGCCAAAACTTTACCTGCAGTCTTTAGGCTGTAATAAAAATTTAGTTGATAGTGAGATTATGCTAGGACGGCTTGAAAATTATGAGCTTTGTGATGAGCCTCAAAACGCTGATGTGTTAATCGTAAATACTTGTGGCTTTATCAAATCCGCCAAGATAGAAAGTGTTAATGCCATTTTATCCTTGCACGAGCAAAGAAAAGATAGCTCAGTGCTTGTTGTAACAGGCTGTTTGATGCAACGTTATAAAGATGAGCTTGTTAAGGAGCTTCCTGAGGTTGATTTATTTACTGGGGTGAGTGATTATGATAAGATTGATGAGATCATCCTTAAAAAAGTGAATTTGTTTTCAAACTCAACCTATTTGCAAAATGAACAAAGCAAAAGGCTTATCACTGGTTCAAAAACGCATGCTTTTATCAAAATCGCTGAGGGCTGTAATCAAAACTGCTCCTTTTGTGCCATACCAAGCTTTAAAGGCAGGCTAAAAAGTAGAAGCATAAAAAGCATAATAAGCGAGCTTGAAAGCCTTATAGCAAAGGGTTATTTTGACTTTTCTTTCATCGCTCAAGATACGAGCTCTTATCTTTTTGATGAGGGGCAAAAGGATGGGCTCATTAAGCTTATAGAAGCGGTTGAAAAGCTAGAGGGCATAAAATCTGCACGCATTTTGTATTTGTATCCAACGACTGCGAGCAAGGCTTTGATCGAAAAAATCATCGCTTCAAAGGTTTTTGTAAATTATTTTGATATGCCCTTGCAACACATCAATGATACTATGCTTAAAATCATGAAAAGAGGCACAAGCAAAAAGGCTTTATTAGAGCTTTTAAAGCTTATGAGTTCAGCCAAAGATAGCTTTTTACGCACAGGCTTTATAGTAGGACATCCTCATGAAAACGAGGCTGAATTTAACGAACTTTGCGAGTTTATTAAGGACTTTGACTTTGATAGAATCAGCGTTTTTGGTTATTCTAAAGAAGAAGATACTGCTGCTTTTAGCATGCCTCAAGTGCCAAGTAAAATCATCAACAAAAGACTTAAGATCATCGAAAAAATCGTCGATGAGAGCCTAGAAAAAAGCTTTGCAAAAGAAGTAGGCAAAACAAGGCAAGTTGTCATCACAGGGCAAAGTAGCGAGGGCGAGTTTTTCATCGCTGGAAAGGATTTGCGTTGGGATAGGGAGATTGATGGGGAAATTCTCATCAATGAAAGTCTATGTGGCAAGCTAGAACTTGGTAAAATTTATGAATGCAAAATCACTCAAAGTATCGATAAAAAGCTCATCGCAACAGCCTTAAAAGAGCTTTGA
- the tilS gene encoding tRNA lysidine(34) synthetase TilS, producing the protein MKLSQKSLQALSKAKNLLGFSYQSDSTALFYTLLEQNISFDLALVDYGTRAQSKAELKAAKELAKKHNKQIFIKTAPKFKNNFEKNARDFRYSFFKELCEQKGYENLILAHQLDDKFEWFLMQLKKGAGLSELLGMQELQKEPSFTLVRPFLSVSKDEILDFLEQKHIVYFKDLSNEDERFERNYIRKHFSKPFLKLFAKGVKRSFNYLQKDANTLYQNAFYKEFKGISILSKQESLIAKAIKAKGLRISAKQREQMMKQDGVISGKIALCFKDELAFVFEYKTCEKIPKEFKERYRKASIPKLLRAYFYTQGINEQDFLNEIQQSFKLGS; encoded by the coding sequence ATGAAGCTTAGTCAAAAAAGCTTGCAGGCTTTAAGCAAGGCTAAGAATTTACTTGGCTTTTCTTATCAAAGCGATAGCACAGCTTTATTTTACACGCTTTTAGAACAAAATATCAGCTTTGATTTAGCCTTAGTTGATTATGGCACAAGAGCGCAAAGCAAGGCTGAGCTAAAAGCAGCCAAAGAGCTTGCCAAAAAGCACAATAAGCAAATTTTTATAAAAACTGCCCCAAAATTTAAGAATAATTTTGAAAAAAATGCAAGGGATTTTCGCTATAGCTTTTTTAAAGAACTTTGCGAGCAAAAAGGCTATGAAAACCTTATCTTAGCCCATCAGCTTGATGATAAGTTTGAGTGGTTTTTAATGCAGCTTAAAAAAGGAGCAGGCTTAAGTGAGCTTTTAGGTATGCAAGAGCTTCAAAAAGAGCCAAGTTTTACCTTGGTGCGTCCTTTTTTAAGTGTGAGTAAAGATGAAATTTTAGATTTTTTAGAGCAAAAGCACATTGTTTATTTTAAAGATTTAAGCAATGAAGATGAACGATTTGAACGCAATTATATAAGAAAACATTTCTCAAAGCCTTTTTTAAAGCTTTTTGCTAAGGGAGTAAAAAGAAGTTTTAATTATCTTCAAAAAGACGCAAATACCCTTTATCAAAATGCTTTTTACAAGGAATTTAAAGGCATAAGTATACTCTCAAAGCAAGAAAGCTTGATCGCAAAAGCCATTAAGGCAAAAGGACTAAGAATAAGCGCTAAGCAAAGAGAGCAAATGATGAAACAAGATGGGGTTATATCAGGTAAAATAGCACTTTGCTTTAAAGATGAGCTTGCCTTTGTATTTGAGTATAAAACTTGTGAAAAAATCCCAAAAGAATTTAAAGAAAGGTATAGAAAAGCAAGTATTCCTAAGCTTTTAAGGGCTTATTTTTACACTCAAGGCATTAATGAACAGGATTTTTTAAATGAAATTCAACAAAGTTTTAAACTTGGCTCATAA
- the thiD gene encoding bifunctional hydroxymethylpyrimidine kinase/phosphomethylpyrimidine kinase, translating into MKAIGSSLTPILTIAGSDCSGGAGLQADLKTFSAFKLFGMSVVVSVVAENTARVISCFDIPKQVIDEQMQAIFEDIPPKAVKIGMLGSKATIECVAENLAHFKPENIVIDPVMFAKNGFALMPLENCELFKQKMLKFADILTPNIPEAQYLCGFEIKDEEDMIKAAKELCELGAKAVLLKGGHSKTNANDVFFDGQNVQIFKAERIETKNTHGTGCTLSSALASSLALGKSKAEAVKEAKDYVFKAIKYSLNLGKGCGPTNHLFESMGLE; encoded by the coding sequence ATGAAAGCTATAGGATCGAGTTTAACACCTATTTTAACGATAGCTGGGAGTGATTGTAGTGGTGGGGCTGGCTTGCAAGCTGATCTTAAAACCTTTAGTGCTTTTAAGCTTTTTGGAATGAGCGTTGTAGTAAGCGTTGTGGCTGAAAATACAGCGCGTGTGATAAGCTGTTTTGATATACCAAAGCAAGTAATTGACGAGCAAATGCAAGCTATCTTTGAGGATATCCCTCCAAAAGCTGTTAAGATAGGTATGCTTGGAAGTAAAGCTACTATAGAATGTGTGGCTGAAAATTTGGCTCATTTTAAGCCAGAAAATATTGTGATTGATCCGGTTATGTTTGCTAAAAATGGCTTTGCCTTAATGCCTCTTGAAAATTGCGAGCTTTTTAAGCAAAAAATGCTTAAATTTGCTGATATTTTAACCCCAAATATCCCAGAAGCGCAGTATTTGTGTGGTTTTGAGATCAAAGATGAAGAAGATATGATAAAAGCTGCAAAAGAGCTTTGCGAGCTTGGAGCAAAGGCGGTTTTGCTTAAGGGCGGACATAGTAAGACAAATGCTAATGATGTCTTTTTTGATGGGCAAAATGTGCAGATTTTTAAGGCTGAAAGGATAGAAACAAAAAACACACACGGCACAGGCTGCACCTTAAGTTCAGCCCTAGCTTCAAGCTTAGCCCTTGGTAAAAGCAAGGCTGAAGCGGTAAAAGAGGCAAAAGATTATGTGTTTAAGGCTATAAAATATTCTTTAAATTTAGGCAAGGGTTGTGGTCCTACTAATCATCTTTTTGAATCTATGGGGCTTGAGTGA
- the thiE gene encoding thiamine phosphate synthase has protein sequence MSFDKNKLDLSLYLVASRQKRSDESFLNQVKNAILGGVSVVQLREKELSSREFFELGLKLKRLCDELCVPLLINDRLDIALALECAGVHLGQDDLSVNVARQLLGEQKIIGLSVKTLAQLKNTAGADYLGCGAVFPSLSKESELIGVKGVKELALNTNLKVVAIGGIDENNVLELGSSKIAGIAVIRALMESANAYETALRLKASIRQIKETR, from the coding sequence GTGAGTTTTGATAAAAACAAGCTTGATTTGAGCTTATATCTTGTAGCAAGCAGGCAAAAAAGAAGTGATGAGAGCTTTTTAAATCAAGTAAAAAACGCCATCTTAGGCGGTGTAAGCGTGGTGCAACTTAGAGAAAAAGAGCTAAGCTCAAGGGAATTTTTTGAGCTTGGCTTAAAGCTTAAAAGGCTTTGTGATGAACTTTGTGTGCCACTACTCATTAATGATAGGCTTGATATTGCCCTAGCTTTAGAATGTGCTGGGGTGCATTTAGGGCAAGATGATTTAAGTGTAAATGTGGCAAGACAGCTTTTAGGAGAGCAAAAAATCATAGGCTTAAGTGTAAAAACTCTAGCTCAGCTTAAAAATACAGCAGGGGCTGATTATCTAGGTTGTGGGGCAGTATTTCCTAGTCTTTCAAAAGAAAGCGAGCTTATAGGCGTAAAAGGTGTTAAAGAACTAGCCTTAAACACGAATTTAAAAGTCGTGGCAATAGGTGGCATAGATGAAAACAATGTCTTAGAATTAGGCTCAAGCAAAATCGCTGGCATAGCTGTGATACGAGCTTTAATGGAAAGTGCAAATGCTTATGAAACAGCTTTAAGGCTTAAAGCTAGCATAAGGCAGATTAAGGAGACTAGATGA
- a CDS encoding thiamine-binding protein yields MSVLMEFCIFSISGEVSKSAEVAKVLKKLKRKNIAYELNPMGTCVECKSMKKALKVLKMASKCFDAQRFYITAKFDCYEGRQGALKSKLKAVEEKL; encoded by the coding sequence ATGAGTGTTTTAATGGAATTTTGTATCTTTAGTATAAGTGGGGAAGTATCAAAAAGTGCTGAAGTGGCTAAGGTGCTAAAAAAGCTAAAGCGTAAAAATATAGCCTATGAGCTCAATCCTATGGGAACTTGCGTTGAATGTAAATCCATGAAAAAAGCTTTAAAAGTGCTTAAAATGGCTTCAAAGTGTTTTGATGCTCAGCGTTTTTATATCACCGCTAAATTTGATTGTTATGAGGGTAGGCAAGGGGCTTTAAAAAGCAAGCTTAAGGCAGTTGAAGAAAAATTATGA
- a CDS encoding uroporphyrinogen-III synthase — protein MMIYLVGKAHFEGVQNLVLNEICFFDFSLDLSEFEALIITSKNAIKALKRLHIKAIEDLNVYAVGAKTAKTALDYGFKEVKFPQKAYASELVAEFKEELKGKKCLYLRAKQVRSNLSQELLDLGVYLSECIAYENKPLKPDISLIQPAIFIFNAHSVLENFLSFYSFNEKDNIICLGQSTAKALPKGLKNKIYISQEQSLEACVSLAKSLLKQE, from the coding sequence ATTATGATTTATCTTGTTGGAAAGGCTCATTTTGAAGGGGTGCAAAATCTTGTTTTAAATGAAATTTGCTTTTTTGATTTTAGTCTTGATTTAAGTGAATTTGAGGCTCTTATCATCACTTCAAAAAATGCCATAAAAGCTCTTAAACGACTTCATATCAAGGCTATTGAGGATTTAAATGTATATGCAGTAGGGGCTAAAACGGCTAAAACGGCTTTAGACTATGGCTTTAAGGAGGTAAAATTTCCTCAAAAAGCCTATGCAAGTGAGCTTGTAGCTGAGTTTAAAGAGGAGCTTAAGGGTAAAAAATGCCTTTATTTAAGGGCTAAGCAAGTGCGTTCAAATTTAAGCCAAGAACTTCTTGATTTAGGTGTGTATTTAAGCGAGTGCATAGCCTATGAAAATAAGCCTTTAAAGCCTGATATAAGCTTAATACAACCAGCCATTTTTATCTTTAACGCTCATTCAGTCTTAGAAAATTTCTTAAGTTTTTATAGTTTTAATGAAAAAGATAACATCATTTGTCTAGGACAAAGCACAGCAAAGGCTTTACCAAAAGGGCTTAAAAACAAAATTTATATAAGCCAAGAACAAAGCTTAGAAGCTTGCGTTAGCCTAGCTAAAAGCTTGCTTAAGCAAGAATAG
- a CDS encoding hydrogenase small subunit, whose translation MADLSNEELKALLEKRIAELENSDTKEEKVINPESVQALIKTLALPNDFAPLAQKVFELAPRTSVVWLHLAECTGCSESLLRASTPDLAELVFDFISLEYHETIMASAGWQAEHNIDELLKSNKDFILAVEGGVAPIDTYFLTIGANGESGYEILQKVANKAKAIFAMGTCSSYGGIQAAAPNPSKACGIAEVLQQKIVQVPGCPPSDINIIANLCFYALFQTLPNLDEKNRPKWAYGKCLHDMCERKAKFEAGVFAQKFDDELAKSGACLFKVGCKGPYTYNNCPKVKFNAKTSWPVQGGHGCMACSEANFWDEFGFYEEPMKNLTSYVDFSFANSDKKGSTSLDKAQIQSTLDDKRVILSFDNETRLLYKGLDDEPCDFLKFEFESNVKLVLANIAKNKLGASLLETYKKEFAQNYAFIEANYDDTPRPSSDIFKFFEYAYVLARGAFLPDMKTFLDLAASYKFKHISPLDIKLSLNDTEAKLDVSKSFRMPLIYLSGGLEIEALAFSACELMFKNLNEALKHLSQRQNKAIAFNFPQSYDHAFFQSQLARLD comes from the coding sequence GTGGCTGATTTGAGTAATGAAGAGTTGAAAGCCTTGCTTGAAAAACGCATCGCAGAGCTTGAAAACTCAGATACAAAAGAAGAAAAAGTGATCAACCCAGAAAGCGTGCAGGCTTTGATCAAAACCCTTGCTTTGCCAAATGATTTTGCACCTTTAGCGCAAAAGGTATTTGAATTAGCCCCTCGCACAAGCGTGGTATGGCTACATTTAGCTGAATGCACCGGCTGTTCTGAGAGCCTTTTGAGGGCTTCAACTCCTGATTTGGCTGAACTTGTGTTTGATTTTATCTCTTTAGAATATCACGAAACCATTATGGCTTCGGCTGGCTGGCAGGCTGAGCACAATATAGATGAGCTTTTAAAGAGCAATAAAGACTTCATTTTAGCCGTTGAAGGCGGAGTAGCTCCCATAGATACTTATTTTTTAACCATAGGAGCAAATGGCGAGAGTGGTTATGAGATACTTCAAAAAGTTGCTAATAAAGCAAAAGCCATCTTTGCTATGGGGACTTGCTCAAGTTATGGAGGCATTCAAGCTGCTGCTCCTAATCCAAGCAAAGCATGTGGTATAGCTGAAGTTTTGCAACAAAAAATCGTGCAAGTGCCGGGCTGTCCGCCAAGTGATATTAATATCATTGCAAATTTATGCTTTTACGCACTTTTTCAAACTCTACCAAATTTAGATGAAAAAAATCGTCCAAAATGGGCGTATGGCAAGTGTTTGCACGATATGTGCGAAAGAAAAGCAAAATTTGAAGCTGGAGTTTTTGCTCAAAAATTTGATGATGAGCTTGCAAAAAGTGGGGCATGTTTGTTTAAGGTAGGCTGTAAGGGACCTTATACTTATAATAACTGCCCAAAAGTAAAATTCAATGCTAAAACTTCGTGGCCTGTGCAAGGCGGACATGGCTGTATGGCTTGTTCTGAGGCGAATTTTTGGGATGAATTTGGTTTTTATGAAGAACCGATGAAAAACCTTACTTCTTATGTAGATTTTTCTTTTGCAAATAGCGATAAAAAAGGCTCTACAAGTCTTGATAAAGCACAAATTCAAAGCACGCTTGATGATAAAAGAGTGATTTTAAGTTTTGATAATGAGACAAGGCTTTTGTATAAGGGGCTTGATGATGAGCCTTGTGATTTTTTGAAATTTGAGTTTGAAAGCAATGTTAAGCTTGTGCTTGCAAATATCGCTAAAAACAAACTTGGGGCTTCTTTGCTTGAAACATACAAGAAAGAATTTGCTCAAAATTATGCTTTTATAGAGGCAAATTACGATGATACGCCGCGTCCTAGTTCAGATATCTTTAAGTTTTTTGAATACGCTTATGTTTTAGCTCGTGGGGCATTTTTGCCAGATATGAAAACTTTTTTGGATTTAGCAGCAAGTTATAAATTCAAACACATCAGCCCTTTAGATATCAAGCTAAGCTTAAATGATACTGAAGCTAAACTCGATGTAAGCAAGAGTTTTAGAATGCCTTTGATTTATCTTAGTGGTGGGCTTGAGATAGAGGCTTTAGCCTTTAGTGCCTGTGAGCTTATGTTTAAAAACCTCAATGAAGCTTTAAAACATTTAAGCCAAAGGCAAAACAAAGCTATAGCCTTTAACTTCCCTCAAAGCTATGATCACGCCTTTTTTCAAAGTCAGCTTGCAAGGCTTGATTAA
- the aat gene encoding leucyl/phenylalanyl-tRNA--protein transferase produces the protein MTQSSLYSKLLNAPSDAPVFLTPHLESDFLLKAYRFGLFPWTSNPTTWWCPDPRMTLFPADIYKQKSLRRFFKHYEFKLDKAPLRLIKLCASTRKRTWIDDNFLKVYEELLKQGFLHSLEVYEKDELVGGIYGLIIGKVFFGESMVSLQKNVSKLAMIKLCELLEPFEFIIDCQVHNPHLEFMGAKNIARKDFLNLLKEKVDQESGFESFKDLLK, from the coding sequence ATGACACAATCGAGTTTGTATTCTAAGCTTTTAAACGCCCCTAGTGATGCGCCGGTGTTTTTAACTCCGCACTTAGAAAGTGATTTTTTGCTTAAAGCTTACCGCTTTGGGCTTTTTCCTTGGACGAGTAATCCTACAACTTGGTGGTGTCCTGATCCTAGAATGACGCTTTTTCCAGCTGATATTTATAAACAAAAAAGCCTCAGACGTTTTTTCAAACACTATGAGTTTAAGCTTGATAAAGCCCCTTTAAGGCTAATCAAGCTATGTGCAAGCACAAGAAAACGCACTTGGATTGATGATAATTTTTTAAAAGTCTATGAAGAGCTTTTAAAACAAGGCTTTTTGCACTCCCTAGAAGTCTATGAAAAAGACGAACTAGTGGGTGGAATTTACGGACTTATCATAGGCAAAGTGTTTTTTGGTGAAAGTATGGTAAGTCTTCAAAAAAATGTCTCAAAACTAGCCATGATAAAGCTTTGTGAGCTTTTAGAGCCTTTTGAGTTTATCATTGATTGTCAGGTGCATAATCCACATTTAGAGTTCATGGGCGCAAAAAACATCGCAAGAAAAGACTTTCTTAACCTTTTAAAAGAAAAAGTAGATCAAGAAAGTGGCTTTGAAAGCTTTAAAGACCTACTAAAGTAA